A region from the Drosophila bipectinata strain 14024-0381.07 chromosome 3R, DbipHiC1v2, whole genome shotgun sequence genome encodes:
- the LOC122321534 gene encoding uncharacterized protein: MFTLLMVLPLRMVLYATHLYLQNLSYLSHMIEIVLVLLSDKLLLASRKISRRIMHTPRRERRIPDVRNLFLLLIIHDRIIAFIIFLQNTVDFMTKTCYVLNRLSKIFGVCSHRRTWKLMLHDSGII; encoded by the coding sequence ATGTTCACGCTCCTGATGGTCTTGCCCCTTCGGATGGTGCTGTACGCAACGCACTTGTATCTGCAGAACCTATCCTATTTGTCACATATGATTGAGATCGTTTTGGTCCTGCTGTCGGACAAGCTTTTGTTGGCCAGTCGCAAAATTAGCCGCCGGATTATGCATACTCCCAGACGGGAGCGCCGAATTCCGGATGTTAGGAACCTATTCCTTCTGTTAATAATCCACGATCGGATAATCGCCTTCATCATATTTCTCCAAAACACAGTCGATTTTATGACCAAAACGTGTTACGTCCTGAACCGATTGAGCAAGATCTTTGGTGTCTGTTCCCATCGGCGAACCTGGAAATTAATGCTCCACGATTCCGGAATCATCTGA
- the LOC108130436 gene encoding uncharacterized protein, with translation MRRVRVLPQALLLHILILLWGTHLTGAAAASASAMVAASAVDKDVAPVGDVKTDLLSLEQEIGGSVVRHGTEREQIPGRRRRGIFFSGSITGFPWYSWSFSGYPYNNYYNYGTPPGYYGYGSGFYPGYLGYQKIIIG, from the coding sequence atgcgTCGAGTGCGAGTGTTGCCACAGGCGTTACTGCTTCACATTCTGATTTTGCTGTGGGGCACGCACTTGACTGGAGCGGCGGCGGCGTCGGCATCGGCTATGGTGGCGGCGTCGGCTGTTGACAAGGATGTGGCACCAGTTGGCGATGTAAAAACGGATTTGCTGTCATTGGAGCAGGAAATTGGCGGCTCTGTGGTGCGGCATGGAACCGAACGCGAACAGATTCCGGGGCGTCGAAGGCGTGGCATTTTCTTTAGCGGCAGCATAACCGGCTTTCCCTGGTATTCCTGGTCATTTTCCGGCTATCCCTACAACAACTACTACAATTACGGCACACCGCCGGGCTATTACGGCTACGGCAGTGGCTTCTATCCCGGTTACCTGGGctatcaaaaaattatcaTCGGTTAA